The sequence CATCGGCCGGGAATATGTGTCATGCGTCTGACTGGACTGTCTTAAGGCATCTCGATAACAGAAAGCGCTTTGTCTTTAAATCAAAACCGGTAAGTTAGTTGCAGGCCTATTTCTCCAGGTTCACTATATTGGTTGTAAAATCCGCCGCTGTAACCCACAATGTCATATTCTTCATCAAAGATATTGTCGCCGTAAAGGTAGATATCGAACCGGTCTGTTTCATAGCCGATTTTGGCATTGACAACCTGGTAAGCATCACGGCCATAAAGGTTTGCATAATCATCATACATCTGGTCATACGCTATAAAGTCTACTCTGGCATAAAATCCATTGCTATGGCGATACTGAGCCCCGATGTTAAACGTATATTCCGGAGAATAAGAAGCCATGTTGCCCTCATAATTCCCATTGGCGTCTTCAAACTTGTCATACTCTATGTGGCTATATCCAAAACCAGCCATGACACTCAGACCGCCGACGAGCCTGGCAGTTACATCCAGTTCAAAACCAATTCCAGTGGCTTCAGCAGCATTGGTTATACGTGACGTTGTTGGAGTAAGCGCTTCAAGAACCTGCATATTTTCAATATCCATGTAATAGGCAGCGGCATTAACAACCAGGCGATTATCCAGAAACGAACTCTTCATTCCAATTTCGTACGACCACAATTCTTCTTCGTCATAAATGGTCGCTTGAGAGAATCCCCCGGAGCGAAATCCATTGCCGGCACTGATATAGGTCATGATCGAAGGTGAGACCAAGTACTCCAATGCAAGTTTCGGTGTTATTGAGCCCCAGGATTCATCGCCCTCAAAGGTCTTAATGCTATTTACATACATTGTTTTATCTTTTTCCTGATATTCATAACGTAGACCTCCAACCACATTAAGGGCGTCAAGTAAAGGATAGGTAAGATTGGTATATATCGCATAGGAATCTCCCTCAGAAAGATTTCTCTTTACGCCGGCACCTTCATCATCATCGTGGTCATAAAAGATACCGCCCAGCCATTTCAATTCCCCTTTTTGATAATTCAACCTCAATTCCTGAGCGATTTTTTCATATGTGGTATCCAGATCCCCATACCAGAGAGTCTCTTGAGTGTTATCAAAATCAGTCAATTTCCTATCGTTATAAACCCTGTGCGAAGTAACGGATGTCAACTGCAATGCATCACTAAAATCGTACGTTATTTTTAATGCCTGGGTGCTGTTCGTTGATGTGTCAAATTCTTCACCGGATGCTACTTTACGATCACCATTATATGGGACTTTAAGCTTTGAAGCCCCCAATTCCGTAAGCGCTAAATTCGTTCCACCATCATCAAACTCCGTGTATGCAACTATTAGGGAGATATCGAGTTGATCTGTTGGGGTCCAGCGCAGATGTCCGCGGCCGTAAAAATGCTCTCTGTCGTTGACTGTATCACCGGTCGCAATATTTTTCAGATACCCATCCTTCTGCATATATTTCCCTGAAAAACCGACGAACAACCAGTCTTCTATAAGCGGCCCACTCACAGAAGCCGTTAACGAACCGCCTAACCCGTCTCCTGTTTCAGTAGAAAGAAAGCTACTTCCTTGAGCCGAGATTTTTCCTCTGAATTCGTTATCCGGTTGACGTGTGATGATATTGATTACGCCGGCCTGTGCATTTTTCCCATAGAGTGTGCCCTGGGGACCCCGCAGAACTTCAACCCGCTCAATATCAACTATGGGACTATCATATCCCATAACGCTGAGTACCGGTACACCGTCTACATACATACCGGTAGAAACCGACAGTGTTGTACCCGGGGCGCTCAATCCCCGCATGGAAGGGGCGCTCCTTCCGGAACTACCAAAGTCGACCAGCGTAAAATTGGGTACAAAATCAGCAATATCAAATATTGACTCGATTTTTCTATCTTCAATGATCTGGTCATTGAAGACCGAAATGCTTATCGGTACCTCCTGAACATTTTCCTCCTGCTTTTGAGCAGTAACGGTTATTGCCTCAATCTGAGTCTTCTCATCCGTTTCCGGATTGGATTTATCCATATCCTGAGCAGGTAAAAGGCATGGTTGAAAAAAACTCCACAATCCTATAATCAAAAACATTTTCCATGGTGCTGACCAAACGAATTTCCCCTTCCGGCGATTTTCCAAAAACCTGCTCATCTTTCTTTTCCTTTCTTTAACTGGTTCATTTATTTTTTCAGACTTTTAATGTAATAAGTTAGCCGACTCTAATTTTTGGCTTAGGTATAAACTATGGTCGAGCTGAGTCAATAGGCCGGCTGGAAATATGTACGATCGCTGAAAAACTATGTTGACTTGCTGAATTTTTTTGAATGGAGATTACACAGATGATTGAGAAGCTATATAAACCGTATCTGCCGGAAATTGGCTTTCATCCGGTAGACAATCCGCAGAAACACTGTGGTTACGGGGTCTCATACGAGCTGGATTCTTCATTGGGAACCGGAGACTATTGGTTTTACACGGTGGATAATTCCTATTGTATCACGGTTTGTGATTATCTGTTTTATTGTGATGTTTCGTTCCAGGTCTCACATCCGCCTTTTTTATTGATCTGGTTGAACTTGGCTCCCCGGCAAACCAGGATGCACTTGGGCGGATCATCCCCTTGCAGGCGCCTGGGTTTATATACCGGACATGAGGCCACATTCGTTGGAAAAGTCATGACCCCCAGTGAAACTGGGGGCTTGATTGTTAACCGCTCAAAGCGGTCTTTTAAAAGCGCCTAAAGGCGCGGTTTAATCGAACAAATCCATCTGTTCGCAACGTTGATCCTCTTTTTCTTGATGCCGGATATATGCTCGAACAGTTTGTTCGTCGATTCCTACTGTTGACGCAAAATAACCTCTGGCCCCAAATTTTTCACCATTATAGTTCCTTTTTTTACCACAAAACTGACGTGCTATCTGAATCGCACTTTTCCCCTTGATGAACCCAACTACCTGAGCCACTGCAAATTTGGGTGGAATGGAGATCAGCATATGAACATGGTCTGTCATCAAATGCCCTTCTTCGATCTCGCATTCTTTTTGTTTTGCCAAACCATGTAGTATTGACCCCAGTTCCCGGCGTAATTGTCCGTAAATAACTTTTTTCCGATATTTTGGAATCCAAACCACATGATACTTGCAATACCACTTTGAATGCTTTAAGCTTTTATAATCTTTCATACAACCTTCCTTTCATAGCTTTGAGCGGCTAACTTAAGGAAGGTTGTTTATTTTCAACTCCCGGAACTGTCAAACTTTTCGAGTCCTCCACCGGAGGTGGAGGTTTACCCATTAGAATTAAAAAGGAAATGGCTTTCAGGGGCATAAGTGTCCTGGTAACGCCCGAGTTTTATAACAAAATCCTGCCGGGAAAATATCCCGGTATCCCCAGGGATCTGACGCACCTTTTTCCCCAATTCAACGGTAATAATTATATACCCGAGATAGCCGGGGCACTCCATCAAATCAGCAGGTTCCGTCCGTTGAAAGAAATCGCCGGAATGTATTACGACAGCAAGTTAACCGAAATTATGAGCATTTTAATCCAATGGGCAATGAATAATCGGTTTCGGCTTTCCCAAGGCCCTGTTCCGAATTGTGATATGGATCATTTACGTAGCGTCATGGATTACCTGAATACCAATTACACCAGCCATATTTACCTGGATGCATTGTGCCGTCATGCCTGCATGAGCCGGACTAAATTGACCCGTCTGTTTAAACAGGTCTACGGCATGACCATATCCGACCATATAAAAACACTACGCATCAATTTAGCCAAGGAGATGCCGGCCGATAATCACTTAAAAATAAATACGATTGCCAATACCGTTGGATTCAAATTTCACAGGAGCTTTTCCGAGGCATTTAAACATGCCACAGGGCTCACCCCCAATCAATACAGAAAAACGATCTGTTAGTTTTTTAAATTCGTGGGGAGCGTGGACACCCAAAACTATTTATCTTTAGTGAAGGTTCCCCCCCCCTGCCCTCCGACGTAGGTGAATCCATGGATATGTGCATCGGCAAAAAATAGGGACAGGCTTTTTTCAAATACCCCGGCCGAGGCCCTTTCCCAAAGGGCCTCGGCCGGGGATATGTGTCATGCGTCTGACTGGACTGTCTTAAGGCATCTCGATAACAGAAAGCGCTTTGTCTTTAAATCAAAACCGGTAAGTCAGTTGCAGGCCTATTGCCCCCGGTTCACTATAACTGATGTAATATTTGTCCACCGTATCATATTCTTCATCAAAGATATTTTTGCCGTAAAGATAGATATCATACCGGTCTGTTTCATAACCTATTTTGACATTGACAACCTGATATGCATCACGTTTATATGTGTTTTCATAATCCGTATACATCTTGTCATACCCTATTAAATCTGCTCTGGCGTAAAATCCGTTACGATGACGATATTGTGCGCCGATGTTGAATGTATATTCCGGGGCATAGGTCGCCATATTGCCTTCATAATTTCCATTCGCATCTTCAAACGTGTCAAATTCAATGTGGTTATACCCAAAACCTGCCACGACACTTAGACCGTCAAAGAGCCTGGCAGTCACCTCCAATTCAAAACCAAAGCCGCCGGCTTCGGCTGCATTGGTCAAATATAAGTCTGACGGAGTTACATATTCAATGACCTGCATGTCTTCAATATCCATGTAATAGGCAGCGGCATTAACAACCAGACGGTTATCCCAAAATGCACTCTTCATTCCAATTTCATACGACCACAACTCCTCTTCGTCATAAGTCCCGTCCGAAGCCTCATCCGAATTGAATCCCCCGGAGAGAAACCCTTTGGTGGCACTGATATAGGACATGATTGAGGGGGAGAAAAAGTATTCCAGAGCCAGCTTTGGTGTTATCGAATCCCAGGATCCATCCCATTCCAAATTTTTTATATTGTCTATTTTTTCTTTATCCTGACTTTCATAACGCAAGCCGCCGACCATGTTAAGCGCGTCAAATAAAGGATAGACAAGATTGGTAAATATCGAACAGGAACTGCCCTTGGTATCAGTGTCATTCACTTTTGTCTTTGATTCCGAAATCATCTCGGAAGCACCATTGTCATCATCGTAGTCGTAGAACAAACCAACCAGCCATTGCAATTTATCCTTTTGATAATTCAATCTCACTTCCTGGGCAATTTTCGTATATGTGTCGTGCGCATTCGAATGCCACTTCGTTATTGTATTAGAATCAAAATCAGTTTTTTTCGTCTTTTTATAGACCCGTCTCGAAGTAACGGATGTCAATTGAAAGGCATCATTAAAATCATAAGTTAATTTCAACGCCTGTGAACTGTCCGTTGATGTGTTTGATTCATCATAATTTGATGCCACCTTACGATACCCATAGAATGGGAAGCCATAGCTTGAAGCGCCTGACTTTGAAAGCCCTGAATCCCACCCGTCATCATCAAGTTCCGTGTGTGCAGCGATTAGAGAAAGATCCAGTTGATCCGTCGGGGTCCAGCGTAAATGTACACGGCCGTAGTAATTCTCGTGGTCGTTGGCTGTATCATCGGTGGAAATATTTTCAATATACCCTTCCTGCCGGCTGAATTTCCCTGAAAAACCGGCGAACAACCGGTCTTCTAAGATCGGAGTGCTCACGAGCAGTGATGCCGTGCTGCCTAGTCCTCTTCCGGTTTCAGCAGAAAGATATTTATTCCCTTGAACCGATATCTTCCCCCTAAATTCGTTATCCGGTTGACGCGTGACTATGTTGATCACACCGGCCTCCGCATTTTTCCCGTAAAGTGTACCCTGTGGCCCCCGCAGGACTTCAACCCGCTCAATATCAAGTATGGGGTTTTGATATCCGAGAACACTGAGTACCGGGACACCATCAATATACATACCGGTACTAACCTTCAACGATTCACCCGGGGCCCTCATCCCCCGCATGGAAGGGTTGCCCCCTCCTGAATTGCTTCCCAATACCAAGTTTGGTACAAAATCAGCAACATCAGACAAAGACTCAATTTTTCTATCTTCAACGGCCTGGTCATTAAATACTGAAATACTTATGGGTACTTCCTGGATATTTTCCTCCTGCTTCTGGGCCGTAACGGTTATTGTTTCAATCTGAGTCTTCTCATCCGTTCCCGGGTTGGATTTATCCATATCCTGGGCCGGCAAAAGGCATGGTTGGAAAAAACTCCACAATCCTATAATCAAAAACATTTTCCATGGTGCTGACCAAACGAATTCCCCCTTCCGGCGATTTTTCCAAAACCTGCTCATCTTCAAATTCCTTTCCTTAACCGGTTCATTTACTTTTTCAGCTTTTTGCTATAACAAGTTAGCTGATTCTAATTTTTGGATTAACTACAAACTATGGTGGGTGGCGTCAATATAGGGACTGAAGATATGTACGATCGCCGAAAAACTATGTCGATTGCCAAATTTTTTGGATGGAGGTTACAATGATTATTGAGGGGGTGTATAAGCCGAATCTTTCTGAAATTGGATTTTACCCGGTCTATAATGCAAAGAGACACCGCTCTTACGGAGTCTCCTACAAGCTGGATCCTTCATTGGGAACTGGAAACTACTGGTATTACACGGTGGATAATTCCTATTGTATTACGGTTTGTGATTATCTGTTTTATTGTGATGTTTCGTTTCAGGTTTCACCTCCGCCTTATTTCCTGATCGGGTTGACATCAACATCCCGGCAAAATCAGCTTCACCAGGGTGGATCGTCTCCTTGCGAGCGCCTGTTTTCATATACCGGGTATGGAGCCACAGACGTTGGGGAGATTAAAAAGGGAACGGCTTTCAGGCGCATAAATGTTTTGATTCTGCCCTATTTTTATAATGAGATCCTACCTGGGAAATATCCCGGTATTCCCAGGGATATGACGCACCTTTTTCACCAATTCAACGGTAATGATTATATACCGGAGATAGCCGGAGTGCTTCATCAAATCGGCAACTTCCGGCCATCGAAAAAAATAGCCAAAATGTATTACGACAGCAAGGTAACGGAAATTCTGAGCATTATGATACAATGTAAGTATCTGCTTTCCCAAAGCCGTATTCCGGATTGTGATATGGATCATTTACGCAGCGTCATGGATTACCTGAATAAGAATTTCACCAGCCATATTTACCTGGATGAATTGGCCCATCATGCCTGCATGAGCCGGACTAAACTGACTTATCTGTTTAAACAGGTCTACGGTATGACCATATCCGACCAGATAAAGACACTGCGCATCAATCTTGCGAAGGAGATGCTTGCGGATAAACGCATGAAAATAAAATCAATTGCCAATGCAGTTGGGTACAAATTGCACGGGAGCTTTTCCGAGGCATTTAAACATGCCACGGGGCTCACCCCCAATCAATACCGAAAAACAATCCGTTAGTGAAGGTTAACCCCCTGCCCTTCGCCGTAGGTGAATCCATGGTTATGTGCATCGGCAGAAAATAAGGGCAGGCGTTTTTCAAATATCTTCGGCTAAAATTTCGCATTAAGCCCGACTACCGTGTTGAATCCTGTAATCGGATAAAGCGATTCATTGCCAGGGTTTCCACTGCCGCTGCCGACAGCACTTTCATCAAACAGGTTGTTGGCCGCAACATACAGCTCAAACCGGCCAATCGTTTTAGCATACCTGGCATTCAATACCCAAAAGGCATCATCTTCATTGGTGTTGGCATAGTTAAAATAACGTTTACCCGTGTATACGGGATTGATTGAAATATCCCCTAACATTCTGTTCGCATAGCCCAGTTTGAAGGAAAACATAATATCCGGCACACC is a genomic window of uncultured Desulfobacter sp. containing:
- a CDS encoding TonB-dependent receptor, producing the protein MSRFLENRRKGKFVWSAPWKMFLIIGLWSFFQPCLLPAQDMDKSNPETDEKTQIEAITVTAQKQEENVQEVPISISVFNDQIIEDRKIESIFDIADFVPNFTLVDFGSSGRSAPSMRGLSAPGTTLSVSTGMYVDGVPVLSVMGYDSPIVDIERVEVLRGPQGTLYGKNAQAGVINIITRQPDNEFRGKISAQGSSFLSTETGDGLGGSLTASVSGPLIEDWLFVGFSGKYMQKDGYLKNIATGDTVNDREHFYGRGHLRWTPTDQLDISLIVAYTEFDDGGTNLALTELGASKLKVPYNGDRKVASGEEFDTSTNSTQALKITYDFSDALQLTSVTSHRVYNDRKLTDFDNTQETLWYGDLDTTYEKIAQELRLNYQKGELKWLGGIFYDHDDDEGAGVKRNLSEGDSYAIYTNLTYPLLDALNVVGGLRYEYQEKDKTMYVNSIKTFEGDESWGSITPKLALEYLVSPSIMTYISAGNGFRSGGFSQATIYDEEELWSYEIGMKSSFLDNRLVVNAAAYYMDIENMQVLEALTPTTSRITNAAEATGIGFELDVTARLVGGLSVMAGFGYSHIEYDKFEDANGNYEGNMASYSPEYTFNIGAQYRHSNGFYARVDFIAYDQMYDDYANLYGRDAYQVVNAKIGYETDRFDIYLYGDNIFDEEYDIVGYSGGFYNQYSEPGEIGLQLTYRF
- the tnpA gene encoding IS200/IS605 family transposase, which codes for MKDYKSLKHSKWYCKYHVVWIPKYRKKVIYGQLRRELGSILHGLAKQKECEIEEGHLMTDHVHMLISIPPKFAVAQVVGFIKGKSAIQIARQFCGKKRNYNGEKFGARGYFASTVGIDEQTVRAYIRHQEKEDQRCEQMDLFD
- a CDS encoding AraC family transcriptional regulator; its protein translation is MAFRGISVLVTPEFYNKILPGKYPGIPRDLTHLFPQFNGNNYIPEIAGALHQISRFRPLKEIAGMYYDSKLTEIMSILIQWAMNNRFRLSQGPVPNCDMDHLRSVMDYLNTNYTSHIYLDALCRHACMSRTKLTRLFKQVYGMTISDHIKTLRINLAKEMPADNHLKINTIANTVGFKFHRSFSEAFKHATGLTPNQYRKTIC
- a CDS encoding TonB-dependent receptor, which codes for MSRFWKNRRKGEFVWSAPWKMFLIIGLWSFFQPCLLPAQDMDKSNPGTDEKTQIETITVTAQKQEENIQEVPISISVFNDQAVEDRKIESLSDVADFVPNLVLGSNSGGGNPSMRGMRAPGESLKVSTGMYIDGVPVLSVLGYQNPILDIERVEVLRGPQGTLYGKNAEAGVINIVTRQPDNEFRGKISVQGNKYLSAETGRGLGSTASLLVSTPILEDRLFAGFSGKFSRQEGYIENISTDDTANDHENYYGRVHLRWTPTDQLDLSLIAAHTELDDDGWDSGLSKSGASSYGFPFYGYRKVASNYDESNTSTDSSQALKLTYDFNDAFQLTSVTSRRVYKKTKKTDFDSNTITKWHSNAHDTYTKIAQEVRLNYQKDKLQWLVGLFYDYDDDNGASEMISESKTKVNDTDTKGSSCSIFTNLVYPLFDALNMVGGLRYESQDKEKIDNIKNLEWDGSWDSITPKLALEYFFSPSIMSYISATKGFLSGGFNSDEASDGTYDEEELWSYEIGMKSAFWDNRLVVNAAAYYMDIEDMQVIEYVTPSDLYLTNAAEAGGFGFELEVTARLFDGLSVVAGFGYNHIEFDTFEDANGNYEGNMATYAPEYTFNIGAQYRHRNGFYARADLIGYDKMYTDYENTYKRDAYQVVNVKIGYETDRYDIYLYGKNIFDEEYDTVDKYYISYSEPGAIGLQLTYRF
- a CDS encoding AraC family transcriptional regulator, which produces MIIEGVYKPNLSEIGFYPVYNAKRHRSYGVSYKLDPSLGTGNYWYYTVDNSYCITVCDYLFYCDVSFQVSPPPYFLIGLTSTSRQNQLHQGGSSPCERLFSYTGYGATDVGEIKKGTAFRRINVLILPYFYNEILPGKYPGIPRDMTHLFHQFNGNDYIPEIAGVLHQIGNFRPSKKIAKMYYDSKVTEILSIMIQCKYLLSQSRIPDCDMDHLRSVMDYLNKNFTSHIYLDELAHHACMSRTKLTYLFKQVYGMTISDQIKTLRINLAKEMLADKRMKIKSIANAVGYKLHGSFSEAFKHATGLTPNQYRKTIR